In one Bacillota bacterium genomic region, the following are encoded:
- a CDS encoding UDP-N-acetylmuramoyl-L-alanyl-D-glutamate--2,6-diaminopimelate ligase — translation MPAGGIHVQLSRMLQAIGPAKVTGPVDIDLTGLAYDSRRLEPGGAFFAIQGFVRDGHDFIPQALSKGARAVFIEKPAVMVPAIPAGVTVVGVESSRRTLALGSAEFYGHPSKDLKVIGVTGTNGKTTTTHLVRSLLSARGRKVGLIGTIHNIVDDLPRPVERTTPESSDLELLFRQMVDVGSYGAAMEVSSHALELHRVAACEFDVAVLTNVTQDHLDFHHTFEQYMKAKAKLFAMLGETYVGRPKAGPKAAVINADDPNHDFFVRACRVPVITYSLTKPADLRGHDVIVEASGVSLVIEAGGRRLPLKLQLTGRFNAYNALAAMGVGLADGLAPEEMIEVLSRADVVPGRFERVDAGQDFAVIVDYAHTPDGLENLLQTARDLARGRVILVFGCGGDRDRKKRPIMGDIAGRYADCAIITSDNPRSEDPMSIIHEVEAGLETRPPRWGYTTTADREEAIRQAVARAGKDDVVVIAGKGHETYQIFRDRTIHFDDREVARQALGERTK, via the coding sequence TTGCCCGCAGGGGGAATCCATGTGCAGTTGAGCCGGATGCTGCAGGCCATTGGCCCGGCCAAGGTGACCGGACCGGTCGACATCGACCTCACCGGACTGGCCTACGACTCCAGGCGGCTCGAGCCGGGCGGCGCCTTCTTCGCCATCCAGGGCTTCGTCCGCGACGGCCACGACTTCATCCCTCAGGCCCTGTCCAAGGGGGCTCGGGCGGTCTTCATCGAGAAGCCGGCGGTGATGGTCCCGGCCATCCCGGCCGGGGTCACCGTGGTCGGGGTCGAGAGTTCGCGGCGAACCCTGGCCCTGGGCTCAGCCGAATTCTACGGCCATCCGTCGAAGGACCTGAAGGTCATCGGGGTGACCGGGACCAACGGCAAGACGACCACCACTCACCTTGTTCGCTCACTGCTCTCAGCCAGGGGGCGCAAGGTGGGTCTGATCGGGACAATCCACAACATCGTCGACGACCTGCCCCGCCCGGTCGAACGGACCACCCCCGAATCCTCGGACCTCGAACTCCTATTCCGGCAGATGGTCGACGTTGGCTCGTACGGGGCGGCCATGGAGGTCTCTTCGCACGCCCTCGAGCTGCACCGGGTGGCCGCCTGTGAGTTCGATGTGGCCGTCCTGACCAACGTCACCCAGGACCACCTGGACTTCCATCACACCTTCGAGCAGTATATGAAGGCCAAGGCCAAGCTCTTCGCGATGCTCGGGGAGACCTACGTCGGGAGACCGAAGGCGGGGCCCAAGGCGGCCGTGATCAATGCCGATGACCCCAACCACGATTTCTTCGTCCGGGCCTGCAGGGTCCCGGTGATCACCTACTCCCTGACCAAGCCGGCCGACCTCCGAGGGCACGACGTCATCGTCGAGGCCTCCGGGGTCAGCTTGGTGATCGAGGCGGGCGGCCGCCGCCTACCCCTGAAGCTGCAGCTGACCGGGAGGTTCAACGCCTACAACGCGCTGGCGGCGATGGGCGTCGGCTTGGCCGACGGCCTCGCCCCGGAGGAGATGATCGAGGTCCTGTCCCGTGCGGACGTCGTCCCCGGTCGCTTCGAGCGGGTCGACGCCGGCCAGGACTTCGCGGTCATCGTCGACTACGCCCACACCCCGGACGGTCTGGAGAACCTGCTTCAAACGGCCCGCGACTTGGCCCGGGGCCGGGTCATCCTGGTCTTCGGGTGCGGCGGCGACCGCGACCGGAAGAAGCGGCCGATCATGGGCGACATCGCCGGACGCTATGCCGATTGTGCCATCATCACCAGCGACAACCCCCGGAGTGAGGACCCCATGTCGATCATCCACGAGGTCGAGGCCGGCCTCGAGACCCGGCCGCCGCGGTGGGGTTACACGACCACGGCCGACCGCGAGGAAGCCATCCGCCAGGCCGTCGCCCGGGCCGGGAAGGACGACGTCGTCGTCATCGCCGGCAAGGGCCACGAGACCTACCAGATCTTTCGCGACCGGACCATCCACTTTGACGATCGGGAAGTGGCCAGGCAGGCCCTGGGGGAAAGGACGAAATGA
- a CDS encoding penicillin-binding transpeptidase domain-containing protein: protein MGSVPGFSMRKRVAFLFLFSLACLGLLVGRLGWLQLVRGEELRSKGDEARTRDTPIEARRGAILDRNLKELAISVNVDSVYAVPIQVKAPEESAKLLAGILGLEENGLLTELKKRTFFVWVKRKVDDETSNKIKALKKEGKLEGIALTQESKRFYPKGNLASSVIGISGIDSQGLGGLEYQYDKYLKGEPGRLVGEYDARGRQIPDANYRYFQPVDGDTLVLTIDETLQFIAERDLEKAMLEHQAASGTVIVMDPNNGEVLALAQRPDYDPNHWQDYPAANRRIIPVSDTYYPGSVFKPVTAAAALEEGVVRMTDSFYCPGFVKVPGATINCWKASGHGAETFSDVIKNSCNVGFVQVGLNRLGTDKFYKYLQAFGFMDLTGIDLPGEAKAIMPAQKDAKPVDTAVMSFGQTLTVTPIQMATAMSVIANGGTLVKPHVVKEIRDPQGKTVATIGKTEVRRVMTEVSSRELRQAMERVIEEGTGKTAFIEGYHLAGKTGTSQKSVGGRVSSDSYIASFIGYGPADTPRLLVLVVVDEPSTGLYFGGQVAGPVFQAIMRDAYRYLEIPISYDPAKAPADTKTSVGVPDVVGSELAKAKNDLHQRGLEWRVEGDGDRVYEQTPPGGVQVPAGTTIILRVGSTGGGSGTDSGQTGTSEVLVPSVIGKTIREAGEILGSFGLKINPTGTGLAKAQDPRPGVKVPRGSIVNARFEPPPP, encoded by the coding sequence TTGGGTTCCGTACCCGGCTTCAGCATGAGGAAGAGAGTAGCCTTTCTTTTTCTTTTTTCCCTGGCTTGTCTGGGTCTGCTGGTCGGGCGTCTGGGCTGGCTGCAATTGGTCCGCGGGGAGGAGCTGCGGTCCAAGGGCGACGAGGCCCGCACTCGGGACACGCCGATCGAGGCCCGCCGTGGGGCCATCCTCGACCGGAACCTCAAAGAACTGGCGATCAGCGTCAACGTCGATTCGGTCTACGCCGTCCCCATCCAGGTCAAGGCCCCCGAGGAGTCGGCCAAGCTCCTCGCGGGGATCCTCGGGCTGGAAGAGAACGGCCTTTTGACTGAGCTGAAGAAGAGGACCTTCTTCGTCTGGGTGAAGCGGAAGGTCGACGATGAGACCTCGAACAAGATCAAGGCCCTCAAGAAAGAGGGCAAGCTCGAGGGGATCGCCCTGACCCAGGAGTCGAAACGGTTCTACCCCAAGGGCAATCTGGCCTCGTCGGTCATCGGCATCTCGGGCATCGACAGCCAGGGCCTTGGCGGGCTCGAGTACCAGTATGACAAGTACCTCAAGGGCGAGCCGGGGCGGTTGGTCGGCGAGTACGACGCCCGCGGCCGGCAGATCCCCGATGCCAACTACCGCTACTTCCAACCCGTCGACGGGGACACCCTTGTCCTGACCATCGACGAGACCTTGCAGTTCATCGCCGAGCGGGACCTGGAGAAGGCGATGCTCGAGCACCAAGCGGCTTCAGGGACGGTCATCGTGATGGACCCCAACAACGGTGAGGTCCTCGCCCTGGCTCAGCGGCCCGACTACGACCCCAACCACTGGCAGGACTACCCGGCCGCCAACCGACGGATCATCCCCGTCTCGGACACATACTACCCCGGCTCCGTCTTCAAGCCGGTCACCGCCGCGGCCGCCCTCGAAGAGGGCGTCGTGCGAATGACGGATTCCTTCTACTGTCCTGGGTTCGTCAAGGTCCCGGGCGCGACCATCAACTGCTGGAAGGCCAGCGGTCACGGAGCGGAGACCTTCTCCGATGTCATCAAGAACTCGTGCAACGTCGGCTTTGTCCAGGTCGGCCTGAACCGGCTGGGGACCGACAAGTTTTACAAGTACCTTCAGGCCTTCGGGTTCATGGACCTGACCGGGATCGACCTGCCGGGTGAGGCCAAGGCCATCATGCCGGCCCAGAAGGACGCCAAGCCCGTGGACACCGCGGTGATGTCCTTCGGCCAGACCCTGACGGTCACTCCGATCCAGATGGCCACGGCGATGAGCGTCATCGCCAACGGGGGGACCCTGGTCAAGCCGCACGTGGTGAAGGAGATTCGCGACCCGCAGGGGAAGACCGTGGCCACCATTGGCAAGACCGAGGTCCGCCGGGTGATGACCGAGGTGTCCTCCCGCGAGCTGCGCCAGGCGATGGAGCGGGTGATTGAAGAGGGCACCGGCAAGACCGCCTTCATCGAAGGCTATCACCTGGCCGGTAAGACCGGCACCTCGCAAAAGTCGGTCGGCGGCCGGGTCTCCTCAGACTCCTACATCGCTTCGTTCATCGGCTACGGCCCGGCCGATACCCCTCGCCTTCTGGTCCTGGTGGTGGTCGATGAACCGTCGACCGGTCTGTACTTCGGCGGCCAGGTCGCCGGCCCGGTCTTCCAGGCGATCATGCGCGACGCGTACCGCTACCTCGAGATTCCGATCAGCTACGACCCGGCCAAGGCCCCGGCGGACACGAAGACCTCCGTCGGCGTGCCCGATGTGGTCGGGAGCGAGTTGGCCAAGGCCAAGAACGATCTCCACCAGAGAGGCCTGGAGTGGCGGGTCGAGGGGGATGGGGACCGCGTCTACGAGCAGACCCCGCCGGGCGGCGTTCAGGTCCCGGCCGGGACCACGATCATCCTGAGGGTCGGCAGCACCGGGGGAGGATCAGGGACGGACTCCGGCCAGACGGGAACCAGCGAGGTCTTGGTGCCGTCGGTAATAGGGAAGACCATTCGCGAGGCGGGTGAGATTCTCGGGTCCTTCGGCTTGAAGATCAACCCGACCGGGACCGGTCTGGCCAAGGCCCAGGACCCCAGGCCTGGAGTGAAGGTCCCGCGCGGGTCGATTGTCAATGCCCGCTTCGAGCCGCCGCCGCCGTAA
- the rsmH gene encoding 16S rRNA (cytosine(1402)-N(4))-methyltransferase RsmH gives MTVDQGGYHQPVLLKEAIEFLDCRPGGIYVDCTLGEGGHTSEILARIGPGGKLIGIDQDAGALAIAAERLVSQGWLPSPDPVTRDEMELGSPAGSSATLVHANFAELSEVLASRAIPSVDGVLFDLGASSRQFDQASRGFSYMQDAPLDMRMDVSRDLTAADVVNHWSPADLTRILYEYGEERWARRIAEFIGEARARRPLETTGDLVEVIKAAIPAGARRRGPHPAKRTFQALRIAVNGELGAIETGLGAALVAVREGGRVVAISFHSLEDRLVKRTFKAAAMDGRFEILTKKPVEPSDPEVAGNPRARSAKLRAVRAAF, from the coding sequence GTGACGGTCGACCAGGGAGGCTACCACCAGCCGGTCTTGTTGAAGGAGGCCATCGAGTTTCTCGACTGCCGTCCCGGGGGCATCTATGTTGATTGCACCCTGGGCGAGGGAGGACACACTTCCGAGATCTTGGCCAGGATCGGGCCTGGCGGAAAGCTCATCGGCATCGACCAGGATGCCGGGGCACTAGCGATAGCCGCCGAGAGACTAGTGAGCCAGGGATGGCTCCCAAGTCCTGACCCGGTCACCAGGGACGAAATGGAGTTAGGGAGCCCGGCCGGCTCGTCGGCGACTTTGGTTCACGCCAACTTCGCCGAGTTATCCGAGGTCCTTGCGTCTCGGGCAATCCCTTCCGTGGACGGCGTCTTATTTGACCTGGGGGCGTCATCAAGACAGTTCGATCAGGCCTCAAGGGGCTTCAGCTACATGCAAGACGCCCCCCTTGACATGAGGATGGATGTGAGCCGGGACTTGACCGCGGCCGACGTGGTCAACCACTGGAGTCCGGCCGACCTGACCCGCATCCTTTACGAATACGGTGAAGAGCGCTGGGCGCGGAGGATCGCCGAGTTCATCGGCGAGGCCCGCGCCCGGCGGCCCCTAGAGACCACCGGAGACTTGGTCGAGGTGATCAAGGCGGCCATCCCGGCCGGGGCCAGGCGGCGAGGGCCGCACCCAGCCAAGCGGACTTTCCAGGCCCTGCGGATTGCCGTCAATGGTGAACTCGGGGCCATCGAAACGGGTTTGGGGGCGGCTCTCGTGGCCGTCCGGGAAGGTGGTCGGGTGGTCGCCATCTCCTTCCACTCCCTCGAGGATCGCTTGGTGAAGAGGACGTTCAAGGCGGCGGCAATGGATGGCCGCTTCGAGATACTGACTAAGAAACCGGTGGAGCCGAGCGACCCGGAGGTCGCCGGCAACCCCAGGGCCAGGAGCGCCAAGCTTCGGGCTGTTCGGGCCGCGTTCTAA
- the mraZ gene encoding division/cell wall cluster transcriptional repressor MraZ, translated as MFKGEFEHSLDEKNRLTMPSKFRERLGDHFTITRGLDSCLFVYPDDEWAKLEEKLKGLPFTRADARAFSRMFFSGAADAEPDKQGRVIIPANLKEHAKIERDVVIVGVATRVEVWAKAEWESFRRKAGESYEEIAEKIVDIGI; from the coding sequence ATGTTCAAAGGCGAATTCGAGCACTCGCTGGACGAAAAGAATCGCCTGACGATGCCCTCCAAGTTCCGGGAGCGGCTGGGTGATCACTTTACCATCACCCGCGGCCTGGACAGCTGTCTTTTCGTATACCCGGATGACGAGTGGGCGAAGTTAGAGGAAAAGCTGAAGGGCCTGCCCTTCACACGGGCCGACGCTCGGGCCTTTTCCCGGATGTTCTTCTCCGGAGCCGCCGACGCTGAGCCTGACAAGCAAGGGCGGGTCATCATCCCGGCCAACCTCAAGGAGCATGCCAAGATCGAGCGGGACGTGGTCATCGTCGGAGTGGCCACCCGCGTCGAGGTCTGGGCCAAGGCCGAGTGGGAGAGCTTCCGCCGTAAGGCGGGAGAATCATATGAAGAAATCGCCGAGAAAATCGTGGACATCGGGATTTGA
- a CDS encoding ABC transporter permease, whose translation MIGRFDLNRPRPGRPAGAPFQLGRRRCLNLVVGLILVSIVLALAGLGAVWTPHDPERMDLSERAAPPSLNHPFGTDQFGRDALSRVLKGAGSAVQVGLGVAAIAAALGVILGAAGGFRGGPLDEFLMRFIDGLYAFPPLIMALALVAALGPGLHQVTVAIGLAEVPAFARLTRSLVITLRKQLYIEAAKSIGAGDWQIVRTHLLPNAAPALFVQASIAFSTAVLAEAALSFLGLGVQPPAASWGLMLQEAQNFLYQAPWMAIFPGLLIALTILGFNLLADGLAERSDPRLR comes from the coding sequence ATGATCGGCCGTTTCGACCTCAACCGACCTCGCCCCGGGCGGCCCGCCGGCGCCCCGTTCCAGCTTGGCCGGCGTCGTTGCCTGAACCTCGTCGTCGGGCTGATCCTGGTCTCGATCGTCCTCGCCCTGGCGGGACTCGGGGCGGTCTGGACCCCTCACGACCCGGAGCGGATGGATCTCTCCGAGCGGGCCGCCCCGCCCTCTTTGAACCACCCCTTCGGAACCGATCAGTTCGGGCGGGACGCCCTCAGCCGGGTCCTCAAGGGGGCCGGCTCGGCGGTCCAGGTGGGCCTGGGCGTGGCGGCCATCGCCGCCGCCCTCGGGGTCATCCTCGGGGCCGCCGGCGGTTTCCGAGGCGGACCACTCGATGAATTCCTCATGCGCTTCATCGACGGCCTTTACGCCTTCCCTCCCTTGATCATGGCCCTGGCCTTGGTGGCCGCCCTGGGTCCCGGCCTCCATCAGGTGACCGTGGCCATCGGCCTCGCCGAGGTCCCGGCCTTTGCCAGGCTCACCCGGAGTCTCGTGATCACCTTGAGGAAGCAGCTTTACATCGAGGCGGCCAAGTCGATCGGGGCCGGCGACTGGCAGATCGTCCGGACCCACCTGCTCCCCAACGCCGCCCCGGCCCTCTTCGTCCAGGCCAGTATCGCTTTCTCCACGGCGGTGCTGGCCGAGGCCGCCCTGTCCTTCCTCGGCCTGGGCGTCCAGCCGCCCGCCGCGAGCTGGGGGTTGATGCTGCAGGAGGCCCAGAACTTCCTTTACCAGGCTCCCTGGATGGCCATCTTCCCGGGGCTCCTGATCGCCCTGACCATCCTCGGGTTCAACCTGCTGGCCGACGGGTTGGCCGAACGCTCGGACCCGCGCCTGCGCTAG
- a CDS encoding ABC transporter permease, producing the protein MTIQALMRRLAGLVLTVLIASTLSFFVFNILPGDPAAVIVGLEGSPESIQAVRAELGLDRPLGVRFLGWLSGLSRGDLGRSVHYEEPVLTLILSRLPLTATLAAMAIFVAALIGVPLGVLAAARRGRGVDWAATFFLQLGLAVPGFWLGIMAIMAFSLGLHIFPAGGYAGSGEGFLAGLGYLVLPALTLAVGRAAVLTRLTRAAMGEALSANYVQAARGKGVTEAGVLFRHGLRNAVIPVLTTAGLQVGALLAGSVVIERVFALPGLGTLLLLGVADRDLPLVQGLVVFFVLIVSLINLAVDLSYGVIDPRTRVGEGDGG; encoded by the coding sequence TTGACCATCCAAGCCCTGATGAGGCGCCTCGCCGGACTTGTCCTGACCGTCCTCATCGCCTCGACCCTCAGTTTTTTCGTCTTCAATATCCTGCCTGGGGACCCGGCCGCGGTCATCGTCGGCCTCGAAGGGTCGCCCGAGTCGATCCAGGCCGTCCGGGCCGAACTGGGCCTCGACCGGCCTTTAGGCGTGCGCTTCCTCGGCTGGCTCAGCGGGCTGTCCCGGGGCGACCTCGGGCGCTCGGTCCATTACGAGGAGCCGGTATTGACCCTCATCCTCAGCCGCCTGCCCCTGACGGCCACCCTGGCGGCGATGGCCATCTTTGTCGCCGCCCTCATCGGGGTACCCTTGGGCGTCCTGGCCGCGGCCCGCCGCGGCCGAGGAGTCGATTGGGCGGCCACCTTCTTCTTGCAGCTCGGCCTGGCCGTCCCCGGATTCTGGCTGGGAATCATGGCGATCATGGCTTTCTCCCTCGGCCTTCACATCTTCCCGGCCGGTGGCTATGCCGGCTCGGGGGAGGGCTTCCTGGCCGGACTGGGTTATCTCGTCCTGCCCGCCCTGACCCTGGCCGTCGGGCGGGCGGCCGTGCTGACCCGGTTGACCCGGGCCGCGATGGGTGAAGCCCTCTCGGCCAACTACGTCCAGGCCGCCCGGGGCAAGGGCGTGACCGAGGCCGGCGTCCTCTTTCGCCACGGCCTCCGCAACGCGGTCATCCCCGTCCTGACCACGGCCGGCCTGCAGGTCGGAGCGCTCCTGGCCGGCAGCGTCGTGATCGAGCGGGTCTTCGCCCTGCCGGGCCTGGGCACCCTCCTGCTCCTCGGCGTCGCCGACCGCGACCTGCCCCTCGTCCAGGGGCTGGTCGTTTTCTTCGTGCTTATCGTCTCCCTTATCAACCTGGCCGTGGATCTCAGTTACGGGGTCATCGACCCACGGACCAGGGTGGGGGAGGGGGACGGGGGATGA
- a CDS encoding ABC transporter substrate-binding protein — MGKTGGGKRTRGALIGLLVVAFLATVILPGTAGCARQQALRVAINTDPDGLDPYKTVAAATFNLTRNIFDNLVQTDPAGRLGPDLATDWKVSPDGLTWTFNLRPDVFFHNGRKMTAEDVKWSLDQIRDPGANKRAADFAAVASVAVSGPAQVTITLKAPQASFLSNLAMGWAAIVPKEAAGTMSTAPVGTGPFKFVEWKKDQEVVLERFDQYFGRGAAKVDQVVFQVIPDPAARLMALKSGTVDVVPDVPPENAKDVEADAGLKLLAVPMNAVQLMAINNKKKPFDDVRVRQALALAVDRKAVIDGSVWGYGTPIATHMPASSDWYNDLTARHAQDVAKAKALLVEAGWPNGFKTTIILPEPYMLHRKAGQVVAEQLKAIGVQADLKVIDWATWLKEVYSGRHYELTVIGHTGRLDPDPFLNRYVSTSKENYMNFSDPEYDQIIAQAATVSDPNQRKQLYRRAQEILADQCPAVYLQSPMQVVGLNKAVQGWQVYPIDIYDLRGVSKGK; from the coding sequence TTGGGAAAGACGGGCGGCGGCAAGAGGACGCGCGGAGCCCTGATCGGGCTCTTGGTGGTGGCGTTTCTGGCGACCGTGATCCTTCCCGGAACGGCCGGGTGCGCCCGGCAGCAAGCCCTGCGAGTGGCCATCAACACCGATCCGGACGGACTCGACCCGTATAAGACGGTGGCCGCGGCCACCTTCAACCTGACCCGGAACATCTTCGACAACCTGGTCCAGACGGACCCGGCCGGACGGCTGGGCCCCGACCTGGCCACCGACTGGAAGGTCTCCCCTGACGGGCTGACCTGGACTTTCAACCTCCGCCCCGACGTCTTCTTCCACAACGGCCGGAAGATGACGGCCGAGGATGTCAAGTGGAGCCTCGACCAGATCCGCGACCCCGGCGCCAACAAGCGGGCGGCCGATTTCGCCGCCGTGGCCTCGGTGGCGGTGAGCGGCCCGGCCCAGGTGACCATCACCCTCAAGGCGCCGCAGGCCTCCTTCTTGTCCAACCTGGCCATGGGCTGGGCGGCCATCGTCCCCAAGGAAGCGGCCGGGACGATGAGCACGGCGCCCGTCGGCACCGGACCCTTCAAGTTTGTCGAGTGGAAGAAGGACCAGGAGGTCGTCCTGGAGCGCTTTGACCAGTACTTCGGGCGCGGCGCGGCCAAGGTCGATCAGGTGGTCTTCCAGGTCATCCCCGACCCGGCCGCCCGGCTGATGGCCCTCAAGTCGGGGACGGTCGACGTCGTCCCGGATGTCCCGCCGGAGAACGCCAAGGACGTCGAGGCCGACGCCGGCCTGAAGCTTCTGGCGGTGCCGATGAACGCCGTACAGCTGATGGCGATCAACAACAAGAAGAAGCCCTTTGACGACGTCCGGGTCCGGCAGGCGCTCGCCCTAGCCGTCGACCGGAAGGCGGTCATCGACGGCTCGGTCTGGGGTTACGGGACGCCCATCGCCACCCACATGCCGGCCTCGAGCGATTGGTACAACGACCTCACGGCCAGACACGCTCAGGACGTGGCCAAGGCCAAGGCTCTCTTGGTCGAGGCCGGCTGGCCGAACGGCTTCAAGACGACGATCATTCTCCCTGAGCCCTACATGCTGCACCGCAAGGCCGGGCAGGTGGTGGCCGAACAGCTCAAGGCGATCGGGGTTCAGGCCGACCTGAAGGTCATCGACTGGGCCACCTGGCTTAAGGAAGTCTACAGCGGTCGCCATTACGAGTTGACCGTCATCGGCCACACCGGGCGGCTCGACCCGGACCCGTTCTTGAATCGATACGTCAGTACCAGCAAAGAGAACTACATGAACTTCTCGGATCCCGAATACGACCAGATCATCGCCCAGGCGGCCACCGTGTCCGACCCGAACCAGCGCAAGCAGCTCTACCGACGGGCTCAGGAGATCCTGGCCGATCAGTGTCCGGCCGTCTATCTCCAGTCGCCGATGCAGGTGGTCGGCCTGAACAAGGCCGTCCAGGGGTGGCAGGTCTATCCCATCGACATCTACGACCTGCGCGGGGTGTCCAAGGGAAAGTAG
- the cyaB gene encoding class IV adenylate cyclase has product MPEPPKEIEIKFRLGAGPAAVRRRLQEVGAKGRGPVHEADVYLDQVGGRLAAEGRVLRLRRDQAGLVLTYKGPPAGGTIFAEREELECGVADFDRMMALLGALGYLPVRRKEKVRETFDLGEVAVCLDRLPFLGDYVEIEGPRRAITRAAALLGLDLADGTNRPYLELYQAYWRDRAVDPEGAPEMLFGAEPEGNGDRGGRSG; this is encoded by the coding sequence TTGCCCGAACCGCCCAAGGAGATCGAGATAAAATTCCGGCTGGGGGCCGGCCCGGCGGCCGTCCGGCGCCGTCTACAGGAAGTCGGCGCCAAAGGCCGGGGGCCGGTCCACGAAGCCGATGTCTACCTCGACCAGGTCGGCGGCCGGCTGGCCGCCGAGGGGCGCGTCCTCAGGCTCCGGCGGGATCAAGCGGGGTTGGTGCTGACCTACAAGGGCCCTCCGGCCGGCGGGACCATCTTCGCCGAGCGGGAGGAGCTTGAGTGCGGGGTGGCCGACTTCGACCGGATGATGGCCCTTCTCGGAGCCCTCGGATACCTCCCGGTGCGGCGTAAGGAAAAGGTCCGGGAGACCTTCGACCTCGGGGAGGTCGCTGTCTGCCTGGACCGCTTGCCGTTCCTTGGCGATTACGTTGAAATCGAAGGCCCCCGGCGGGCCATCACCCGGGCGGCCGCCCTCCTCGGGCTGGACCTGGCCGACGGCACCAACCGGCCTTACCTGGAGCTCTACCAGGCCTACTGGCGGGACCGGGCGGTCGACCCGGAGGGGGCCCCGGAGATGCTCTTCGGGGCTGAACCTGAGGGGAACGGTGATCGCGGCGGCCGGTCGGGCTAG
- a CDS encoding 5-formyltetrahydrofolate cyclo-ligase, with product MNTGTREEKARLRREILQRRKALSGEEVAARSRAVVALATSLPEFQKAGTIMVYCSFKHEVDSGGLIREGLLRGKVVAVPKIFPAERRMIPSRLLDPAADLALGNYGILEPKVESLRPLESPSIDLVFVPGVAFDRLGNRLGYGGGYYDRFLKNLRPGRLAVALAFEVQLVESLKPGRFDVPMDLVVTEKRVIDCRANRRTKGTARDSSTAQG from the coding sequence GTGAACACGGGCACCCGAGAAGAGAAGGCTCGGCTCCGACGGGAGATCCTCCAGCGCCGGAAGGCTCTTTCCGGCGAAGAGGTGGCCGCCCGCTCGCGAGCCGTGGTCGCCCTGGCCACCTCGCTCCCCGAGTTCCAGAAGGCCGGGACGATCATGGTCTACTGCTCGTTCAAGCACGAGGTGGACAGCGGCGGACTGATTCGGGAAGGGCTCTTGAGGGGCAAGGTGGTGGCCGTCCCCAAGATCTTCCCGGCCGAGCGCCGGATGATCCCGTCGCGGCTGCTCGATCCGGCCGCCGACTTGGCCCTGGGCAACTACGGCATCCTCGAGCCGAAGGTGGAATCCCTGCGCCCCCTCGAGTCGCCCTCCATCGACCTTGTCTTCGTGCCCGGAGTGGCCTTCGACCGGCTGGGAAACCGGCTCGGTTACGGCGGCGGTTACTACGACCGCTTCCTGAAGAATCTGAGGCCGGGGAGACTGGCCGTGGCCCTGGCCTTCGAGGTCCAGCTGGTGGAGAGCCTCAAACCCGGGCGATTCGACGTCCCGATGGACCTGGTCGTCACCGAGAAGAGGGTCATCGACTGCCGGGCCAACCGACGGACCAAAGGGACCGCCCGGGACTCCTCGACCGCCCAGGGATAA
- a CDS encoding ASCH domain-containing protein yields MKALNFYSSVYHGILVVRDKRCTIRLGDKRAKYDEGDLVWVTHGNRFRPRQKVFTAVVDRVTLKKVSELTPEDLSGENPDMKSPADAAAFLKSIYGREIGPDDQVTVVYFSEVIE; encoded by the coding sequence GTGAAAGCCCTGAACTTCTACTCCTCGGTCTACCACGGCATCCTCGTCGTCCGCGACAAGCGTTGCACCATTCGGCTGGGAGACAAGCGCGCCAAGTACGACGAGGGGGACCTGGTCTGGGTGACCCACGGTAATCGCTTCCGTCCCCGCCAAAAAGTCTTCACGGCGGTCGTCGACCGAGTCACCCTGAAGAAGGTATCCGAACTGACCCCGGAGGACCTCTCGGGAGAGAACCCCGACATGAAAAGCCCGGCCGACGCCGCGGCCTTCCTGAAGTCGATCTATGGCCGGGAGATTGGCCCGGACGACCAGGTCACAGTGGTCTACTTCTCCGAGGTCATCGAGTGA